The Gemmatimonadaceae bacterium genome contains a region encoding:
- a CDS encoding thioredoxin family protein, with product MMEWTSRYETALTFEQYVATAQKNQDLWRDVYRLATVAPAIIDRINAIRCRRHLVILVEDWCGDAVNVVPPIVRLAESAERLDVRLLGRDANPDIMNAHLTNGSRSIPVVIVLDEQLVECGWWGPRPTELQRWVIDVGLAMPSAERYRHVRAWYARDHARTTLDEVVTLIEQCTTSSISS from the coding sequence ATGATGGAATGGACGTCGCGGTACGAGACCGCGCTTACCTTCGAGCAGTACGTAGCGACCGCGCAGAAAAACCAGGATCTCTGGCGGGATGTTTACCGCTTAGCCACCGTCGCGCCGGCTATCATCGACCGCATCAACGCGATCCGCTGCCGCCGCCACCTGGTGATCCTGGTCGAGGACTGGTGCGGCGACGCGGTCAATGTCGTCCCGCCGATCGTCCGCCTGGCGGAAAGCGCCGAGCGACTGGATGTTCGCCTGTTAGGCCGCGACGCCAATCCCGACATCATGAACGCGCACCTGACCAACGGCTCGCGCTCGATACCCGTGGTGATCGTCCTCGATGAACAGCTCGTCGAGTGCGGCTGGTGGGGACCGCGCCCAACGGAGCTCCAGCGATGGGTGATCGACGTCGGGCTCGCCATGCCGTCGGCGGAGCGCTACCGCCACGTCCGCGCCTGGTACGCACGCGATCACGCCCGCACGACGCTGGACGAAGTGGTGACGCTCATCGAGCAATGCACCACGTCGTCGATCAGCTCATGA
- a CDS encoding FdhF/YdeP family oxidoreductase has translation MHRHEHDENSAPNQADTIKPTDLDAHLARGVDGAEPPLEKKGAHDGRRDTTAAGIRSIYETFHFGVKEMGPRRATRALLALNQKDGFDCPSCAWPDPDGHRKRAEFCENGAKAVAAEATKARLSSALFAEHSISSLLACRDVELDALGRITHPMVRRRGADHYVPIGWSDAFALIGNELRSLASPNEAVFYTSGRASNEAAFLYGLFARQFGTNNLPDCSNMCHESSGTGLTEVIGFGKATVRIDDFSAADAIFIIGQNPGTCHPRMLTELQKAVQNGCRIVSINPLMESGLMRFENPQKPLDLLGKGTHLACLFVPVRINGDVAVLKGIMKEMLEADERTGGGVLAHDFIEHHTEGFEAFAANIRSESWDRIVEESGVSREMIRQAADVAISSERMICSWAMGITQHKNGVANVQTIVNFALLRGNIGRRGAGVAPIRGHSNVQGDRTVGIWEKMSPEYLACLASEFHFQPPEKQGFDTVCAIEAMHQGQVKVFVGLGGNFLAATPDTNYTSEAIQRCGLTVQISTKLNRGHLVTGEQALILPCLGRSEIDIRRDGPQFVTVEDTTGVVHMSRGVLEPASEYLLSEPAIIAGMAKATLGDRTTVDWDALTDNYDRIREHIEHVVPGFTQYNTRVRQPGGFYLPNAPYQGKFNTPSRRAGFTVQPIPHHDLAPDQLLLMTIRSHDQFNTTVYAENDRYRGISSGRRVVFLNQADMDRLGLERDQWVDIVSHFESETRRAARFKVVPYQIPLRCAAAYFPETNVLVPIRSVADKSNQPASKSLVVSLEAAAS, from the coding sequence ATGCATCGCCACGAGCACGACGAAAACAGCGCGCCGAATCAGGCCGACACCATCAAGCCGACGGACCTCGACGCCCATCTGGCGCGCGGCGTGGACGGTGCGGAGCCTCCGTTAGAAAAGAAGGGCGCGCACGACGGGCGCCGCGATACGACGGCCGCCGGCATCCGATCCATCTACGAGACGTTCCATTTCGGCGTCAAGGAGATGGGCCCGCGCCGGGCGACGCGCGCGCTGCTCGCATTGAATCAGAAGGACGGCTTCGACTGTCCGAGCTGTGCGTGGCCCGATCCCGATGGTCATCGCAAGCGCGCCGAGTTTTGCGAGAACGGCGCCAAGGCCGTGGCGGCGGAAGCAACGAAGGCGCGATTGAGCTCCGCGCTGTTCGCGGAGCACAGCATCTCGTCCCTGCTCGCGTGCCGCGACGTGGAGCTCGACGCGTTGGGCCGCATCACGCACCCGATGGTCCGCCGGCGCGGGGCGGATCACTACGTGCCGATCGGCTGGAGCGACGCCTTCGCGCTCATCGGCAACGAGCTGCGGTCCCTCGCGTCGCCTAACGAAGCCGTGTTCTACACGTCCGGACGCGCGAGCAACGAAGCGGCGTTCCTCTACGGGTTGTTTGCGCGCCAGTTCGGCACGAACAACCTGCCGGATTGCTCGAACATGTGCCACGAGTCGAGCGGCACGGGCCTAACGGAAGTCATCGGATTCGGCAAGGCAACCGTTCGCATCGATGATTTCTCGGCCGCCGACGCGATTTTCATCATCGGCCAGAATCCCGGCACGTGCCACCCGCGCATGCTGACCGAGCTGCAGAAGGCCGTGCAGAACGGATGCCGGATCGTGAGCATCAATCCGCTCATGGAGTCCGGCCTCATGCGCTTCGAGAATCCCCAGAAGCCGCTCGATCTGCTCGGTAAGGGGACGCACTTGGCGTGTCTCTTCGTCCCCGTGCGCATCAACGGCGATGTCGCGGTGCTGAAAGGAATCATGAAGGAAATGCTGGAAGCGGACGAGCGCACCGGCGGCGGCGTTCTCGCGCACGACTTCATCGAACACCATACCGAAGGCTTCGAGGCGTTTGCGGCCAACATTCGCAGCGAGTCGTGGGATCGGATCGTTGAGGAGAGCGGTGTCTCGCGCGAGATGATCCGTCAGGCGGCCGACGTCGCGATTTCGTCGGAGCGTATGATCTGTTCCTGGGCGATGGGCATCACCCAGCACAAGAACGGCGTCGCCAACGTGCAAACGATCGTGAACTTCGCGCTGCTGCGCGGCAACATCGGCCGGCGAGGCGCCGGTGTTGCTCCAATTCGCGGTCACAGCAACGTGCAGGGCGATCGCACCGTGGGTATCTGGGAGAAGATGAGCCCCGAGTATCTGGCCTGCCTGGCGAGCGAGTTCCATTTCCAGCCGCCGGAGAAGCAGGGTTTCGACACCGTCTGTGCGATCGAAGCGATGCACCAGGGCCAGGTCAAGGTGTTCGTCGGTCTCGGCGGCAACTTCCTCGCGGCGACGCCCGACACGAACTACACGTCGGAAGCAATTCAGCGCTGCGGGCTCACGGTGCAGATTTCGACGAAGCTCAATCGCGGCCACCTGGTGACCGGCGAGCAGGCACTCATTCTCCCGTGTTTGGGCCGCTCGGAGATCGACATTCGTCGTGATGGTCCGCAGTTCGTGACGGTGGAAGACACGACCGGCGTGGTCCACATGTCGCGCGGCGTGCTCGAGCCGGCGTCGGAGTATCTGTTGAGCGAGCCGGCGATCATCGCCGGCATGGCCAAGGCGACGTTAGGCGACCGCACGACAGTCGATTGGGACGCTCTGACCGACAACTACGACCGGATTCGCGAGCACATCGAGCACGTGGTGCCGGGCTTCACGCAATACAATACCCGCGTGCGCCAGCCGGGCGGCTTCTATCTGCCGAACGCGCCGTACCAGGGGAAGTTCAACACGCCGTCGCGCCGCGCGGGATTCACGGTGCAGCCGATTCCGCACCACGATCTCGCGCCCGACCAGTTGTTGCTGATGACCATCCGCAGCCACGATCAGTTCAACACGACGGTGTATGCGGAGAACGATCGGTATCGCGGCATCTCGAGCGGCCGGCGCGTCGTGTTTCTCAATCAGGCAGACATGGACCGTTTGGGTCTCGAGCGCGACCAGTGGGTCGACATCGTGAGCCACTTCGAGTCGGAGACGCGCCGGGCAGCGCGCTTCAAGGTCGTGCCGTATCAGATTCCGTTGCGCTGTGCGGCCGCGTATTTCCCGGAGACCAACGTGCTGGTGCCGATCCGGAGCGTGGCGGACAAGAGCAACCAGCCGGCGTCCAAATCGCTCGTGGTCAGCCTCGAGGCGGCGGCGTCATGA
- the fusA gene encoding elongation factor G, whose protein sequence is MREYSSSEIRNVAVVGHGASGKTTLVDALAFVSGSTKRHGSVRDGTALTDFAPEEIERKYSINLGCAYAEWMDAKVNLIDAPGYLDFQGDAISALAAADGALVVVSATAGVEVGTEKMFREAVQRKDPILFVVSLLDKENASFDRVYDAIKTRLTNKVIPVEIPVGEGPGFNGIINLFSRKLHSYKKGTKSGEYDEMDVPEDHRAQFDRYYQDLIETIAATDDSMLERYLEGTEITRDEAIAAMKEGMKQGELFPLFCVSAELTYGTRALLTKVVELMPSAYEMEELHAFTGAVGDRTMEIHARDDQPFTATVFKTLTEPHVGDVSFFRIFSGMVANGQEVYNASRNISEKLGHLSVSQGKDRTEVPRLHAGDIGCVAKLKNTHTNDTLSTREQPIRLPDIRIPEPLVTFAVHASTRGDEEKVQQGLHRLHDEDPTFATHYDPETHETIVSGVGERHLEVSMAKLKRKFGVTAELTKPRIAYRETLKGKGEGQGRHKKQTGGRGQFGDCWVRLMPLPRGEGYVFDDQIVGGAIPSKFIPAVDKGIQEAAARGVLAGYPMVDFKVECFDGSYHSVDSNEMSFKMAGILAFRVVAPKCKPVLLEPLDELEIRTPDKYLGDVMGDVSARRGQILGSQPAPDGLGTIVKAVVPQAEMHLYATHLNSMTHGYATFTRRFRGYEEVPGEAAQKVIADAAKPEELVEA, encoded by the coding sequence ATGCGGGAGTACAGCAGCTCGGAGATCCGCAATGTGGCGGTCGTTGGGCACGGAGCGAGCGGGAAGACCACGTTGGTCGACGCGCTCGCTTTTGTTTCTGGATCCACCAAGCGTCACGGATCGGTGCGGGATGGTACGGCGCTCACGGATTTCGCTCCCGAAGAGATCGAGCGAAAATATTCGATCAACCTGGGCTGTGCGTACGCCGAGTGGATGGACGCCAAGGTCAACCTGATCGATGCGCCGGGTTACCTGGATTTTCAGGGCGATGCGATCTCGGCGCTCGCCGCGGCGGACGGCGCGCTGGTGGTGGTGAGCGCAACGGCAGGCGTCGAGGTCGGCACGGAAAAAATGTTCCGTGAGGCGGTTCAACGCAAAGATCCGATCTTGTTCGTCGTCTCGCTGCTCGACAAGGAGAACGCCAGCTTCGACCGCGTGTACGACGCGATCAAGACGCGCCTAACGAACAAAGTGATTCCCGTCGAGATCCCGGTCGGTGAAGGTCCGGGCTTCAACGGCATCATCAATCTGTTCTCGCGCAAGCTGCACAGCTACAAAAAGGGCACGAAGTCCGGCGAGTACGACGAGATGGACGTGCCGGAAGACCATCGCGCCCAGTTCGACCGCTACTACCAGGATTTGATCGAGACGATCGCGGCCACGGACGACTCGATGCTCGAGCGGTATCTCGAGGGCACGGAGATCACCCGCGACGAAGCGATCGCTGCGATGAAGGAAGGGATGAAACAGGGCGAGCTGTTTCCCCTGTTCTGCGTCTCCGCCGAGCTGACCTACGGAACTCGCGCGCTGCTCACCAAAGTCGTCGAGCTCATGCCGTCAGCCTACGAGATGGAAGAGCTGCACGCGTTCACGGGAGCGGTGGGCGATCGCACGATGGAGATTCACGCCCGCGACGACCAGCCCTTCACAGCAACGGTTTTCAAGACGCTCACCGAGCCGCATGTGGGCGATGTGTCGTTTTTCCGCATCTTCTCGGGGATGGTCGCGAACGGCCAGGAAGTCTACAACGCGAGCCGCAACATCTCGGAGAAGCTCGGACACCTGAGCGTCTCGCAGGGCAAGGACCGGACGGAGGTGCCGCGTCTGCACGCCGGAGACATCGGGTGCGTGGCCAAGCTCAAGAACACGCACACGAACGACACGTTGTCGACACGCGAGCAGCCGATCCGCTTGCCCGACATCCGGATTCCCGAACCGTTAGTCACGTTCGCCGTGCACGCGAGCACGCGCGGCGACGAAGAGAAGGTGCAGCAAGGTCTCCATCGCCTGCACGATGAAGACCCGACATTCGCCACCCACTACGATCCGGAGACGCACGAAACGATCGTCTCCGGCGTGGGCGAACGCCACCTCGAAGTGTCCATGGCGAAGCTCAAGCGGAAGTTCGGCGTCACCGCCGAGCTTACCAAGCCGCGCATCGCATATCGCGAGACGCTGAAGGGGAAAGGCGAAGGGCAGGGGCGGCACAAGAAGCAGACGGGCGGGCGCGGCCAATTCGGAGACTGCTGGGTGCGTCTCATGCCGCTGCCGCGCGGCGAAGGCTACGTGTTCGATGACCAGATCGTCGGCGGCGCCATTCCGTCCAAATTCATTCCGGCCGTCGACAAAGGCATTCAGGAGGCTGCCGCGCGCGGGGTGCTCGCCGGTTATCCGATGGTCGACTTCAAGGTGGAATGCTTCGACGGGTCGTACCATTCGGTCGATTCGAACGAAATGTCGTTCAAGATGGCGGGCATTCTCGCGTTTCGCGTCGTTGCGCCGAAGTGCAAGCCGGTGTTGCTCGAGCCGCTGGACGAGCTCGAAATCCGTACGCCGGACAAGTACCTGGGCGACGTGATGGGCGATGTGTCGGCGCGCCGCGGCCAGATCCTCGGCTCGCAGCCGGCGCCGGACGGGTTAGGCACGATCGTGAAGGCGGTGGTGCCGCAGGCCGAAATGCATCTCTACGCGACACACCTCAACTCGATGACGCACGGCTATGCGACGTTCACCCGTCGCTTCCGCGGCTACGAGGAGGTTCCGGGCGAGGCGGCGCAGAAGGTCATTGCCGACGCCGCCAAGCCGGAGGAGCTGGTGGAAGCGTAA
- a CDS encoding response regulator transcription factor codes for MAEHTDGAPSVLVVEDDRDLLSVLQRILSGEGFQVRSAQDGEAGLLEALDHSPDLVILDIGLPRKNGVEVARELRARGFRAPMLMLTARTSVSDKVSGLDAGADDYLPKPFEFAELLARVKALLRRSSLTAGSAVMRVRDLSLDPISRRVERGGKEIELTQKEYALLEYLMRNMGRTVSRQMISEHVWRQQVDPLTNVVDVYINYLRKKLEENREHPLIHTVRGSGYVLRDDSAPGPTTGVATLAQ; via the coding sequence ATGGCAGAGCACACGGATGGAGCTCCGTCGGTTCTCGTCGTCGAGGACGATCGCGACCTGCTATCGGTACTCCAACGCATCCTGAGTGGCGAAGGATTCCAGGTTCGGAGCGCGCAAGACGGCGAGGCCGGGTTGCTCGAAGCCTTGGACCATTCGCCGGATCTGGTGATTCTCGACATCGGGCTCCCTCGCAAGAACGGCGTTGAGGTTGCGCGGGAGTTGAGAGCGAGAGGTTTCCGCGCTCCCATGCTCATGCTCACCGCGCGGACATCAGTCTCCGACAAAGTGAGCGGTTTGGACGCCGGCGCCGACGACTATCTGCCCAAACCGTTCGAGTTCGCCGAGCTCCTCGCACGCGTCAAAGCACTGCTGCGCCGTTCGAGCCTCACCGCGGGAAGCGCCGTCATGCGCGTGCGAGATCTGTCGCTCGACCCGATCTCGCGTCGCGTCGAACGCGGCGGCAAGGAGATCGAGCTCACGCAGAAGGAGTACGCGCTCCTCGAGTACCTCATGCGCAACATGGGCCGCACGGTTTCGCGCCAGATGATCAGCGAGCACGTGTGGCGTCAGCAGGTCGACCCGCTGACCAACGTCGTCGACGTCTACATCAACTACCTGCGAAAGAAGCTCGAAGAGAATCGCGAGCACCCACTCATTCATACCGTTCGCGGGTCCGGCTACGTACTGCGCGATGACTCCGCGCCCGGCCCGACGACAGGAGTAGCGACGCTCGCCCAATGA